The Oncorhynchus kisutch isolate 150728-3 unplaced genomic scaffold, Okis_V2 Okis05a-Okis16b_hom, whole genome shotgun sequence genome contains the following window.
GTTCTTCATTATACGGTCTCTTCCCTTCCTGCTGCTCCAGGACACAGCCCTGGACTGAGTTCAGCTCAGCAGACTGACCTCCTGACACACAGAACCCATTCTGCCCTGTAAACCTGATTCAGTCCTGTTGTGGGGCTGAGTCTCTGATAAAGCTCAGCACTGATAAAACATGATTTAATAGCCCTTCTACAACAGATCACGGACCCAAACCTGACTGGGTGTTTACATGTTCAATAGTTACATCAATTTAGTAATAGTactccaacaacaacaaagatgTGGCCAAAGTTTTCCCCCTAAACCCCTAGTCCCTCTCCCTAAACCCCATAGTCCCTCCCCCTAAACCCCATAGTCCCTCCCCCTAAACCCCTAGTCCCTCCCCCTAAACCCCTAGTCCCTCCCCCTAAACCCCTAGTCCCTCCCCCCTAAACCCCTAGTCCCTCCCCCCTAAACCCCCTAGTCCTCCCCCCTCACCCCTAGTCCTCCCCCCCCTAAACCCCTAgtcctcccccctcacctctaCAGGCAGGACGTCTATGTAGAGACAGATGAACCACCTGGAGACCACCAGGGTCCACATGACGTTGTGTTGCCCCATGGCCTGCCACACAACTGGGGCTTTGGTCCTCACAAGCTCCCCTAAAACCTCCTGGTCCATCTTCAGACCCAGCATGGCTGGGGTGTAGTAGTctggacaggagacagacaggacacacaactTAGTATCAACAGTCCCTTTCATTACACTGTTGTTTTTTTACTGTCgtcaaggaacacacacacacacacacacacacacacacacacctcaaagaTATGCGCCCTGAACTCAGTGACGAATATGATCTCAGATCAAATCCACCTGTTTGTCAGAGTGGAGCCCGAATATGCCAAGGTAGTGAGCTGGGGGCGTGATGTCATTTCCTGCGTGACATCATAGGattacccccctccctccctcccctccgtgTGACGGGACATGGGTCTTAAAGAGGCTCAAGACCATGTGACCTCCGCTGGGTTATACATAGACCCACGGCAGGGAGAGAAGACAAACACACCTGGTAGTATCCTGCCCAGTAGAGCGTCCATCAGCCAGAATGATTTCTCCTCGTCTttagtgatgatgatgaggtACCCAGCGATGAAGTTCATGCCCTGAAGACAAGACAGTTATTAGATACATATGAATATTACATTTCAGCCACAATACATTGTTAAGTTATAACTGTGTTTTCAATGTGTTGTTGTCTGGAGGTTGTTGACATCCTCTCCTTGACAGCTTAGTGAGGGGCACAACCCGTTCTAATTcaacagccctccctctctctctctccctttgcctgtccaatacattctaattcaacagccctctctctctctctccctttgcctgtccaatacattctaattcaacagccctctctctctccctttgcctgtccaatacattctaattcaacagccctctctctctctctctctctctctctctccctttgcctgtccaatacattctaattcaacagccctctctctctctctctctctctctctctccctttgcctgtccaatacattctaattcaacagccctctctctctctccctttgcctgtccaatacattctaattcaacagccctctctctctctccctttgcctgtccaatacattctaattcaacagccctctctctctctctctctctctctccctttgcctgtccaatacattctaattcaacagccctccctctctctctctctttgcctgtccaatacattctaattcaacagccctccctctctctctctccctttgcctgtccaatacattctaattcaacagccctccctctctctctctccctttgcctgtccaatacattctaattcaacagccctctctctctctctctctctctctctccctttgcctgtccaatacattctaattcaacagccctctctctctttctctccctccctttgcctgtccaatacattctaattcaacagccctctctctctctctctctctctctctccctttgcctgtccaatacattctaattcaacagccctctctctctttctctccctccctttgcctgtccaatacattctaattcaacagccctctctctctttctctccctccctttgcctgtccaatacattctaattcaacagccctctctctctttctctctctccctttgcctgtccaatacattctaattcaacagccctctctctctctctctctccctttgcctgtccaatacattctaattcaacagccctctctctctctctctctccctttgcctgtccaatacattctaattcaacagccctctctctctctccctttgcctggtcaatacattctaattcaacagccctctctctctctccctttgcctggtcaatacattctaattcaacagccctctctctctctccctttgcctgtccaatacattctaattcaacagccctctctctctttctctccctccctttgcctgtccaatacattctaattcaacagccctctctctctttctctctctccctttgcctgtccaatacattctaattcaacagccctctctctctctctctctctctccctttgcctgtccaatacattctaattcaacagccctctctctctctctctctctctctctctccctttgcctgtccaatacattctaattcaacagccctctctctctctctctctctctctccctttgcctgtccaatacattctaattcaacagccctctctctctctctctctctctccctccctcccctccctccctcccttgccaatacattctaattcaacagccctcttctccctccctcccttgccaatacattctaattcaacagccctctctctctctccctttgcctggtcaatacattctaattcaacagccctctctctctctccctttgcctgCTAATACAGCCTGTTGCTaagagggagagatgaacaggTGGACAGAGATACACtaagcatcccaaatggcaccctattccctatatagtgcactacttttgaacagggccctatatagtgcactacttttgaccagggccctatatagtacactactttagaccagggccctatatagtgcactacttttgaccagagtcctattccctatatagtgcactactttagaccagggccattgGTAAAAATATGTAGTCTCTAGTAAGTAACTATTGGAATTTAAGTGATTCAACGTGTCTTTGATAGTCAAAAAGACAGACTAATAAACAGAAAAGCTGCCAAtacgagagggagacagagagaaggactgactgtacacacacaccaaaccttCAGCCATAATGCTGCTTCTTTGCATTGCAAAAGGCTGAAAATCTCCCTATCAAATCACACACAGTAGCCTTGTCTATTCGACATGACGTTCCAACTATAGAATTCCCATTTAGGAACAAAAGCTGATTGAATGATCGAGGAAGGGTTGGGATTCCTGAAAAGGCTAGCTGGTAATGCCTGGACCAGCCACAGGGGGCACTGTGAACACGGTGCAGTAGCAGTGAGGGCTGAGAAACAGtagaacagtgtttcccaactccagtcttcCAGGACCCCCTGATCCAACTCAATCAGGTTGATGGTCCGGGGCTACAATAATAATGTGTACTGTTGTAGAGGACTGGAGgtgggaaccactgtagtagaggactggagttgggaaccactgtagtagaggactggagttgggaaccactgtagtagaggactggaggtgggaaccactgtagtagaggactggaggtgggaaccactgtagtagaggaccaccgtagtagaggactggaggtgggaaccactgtagtagaggaccactgtagtagaggactggaggtgggaaccactgtagtagaggactggaggtgggaaccactgtagtagaggaccactgtagtagaggactggaggtgggaaccactgtagtagaggactggaggtgggaaccactgtagtagaggaccactgtagtagaggactggagttgggaaccgctgtagtagaggactggagttgggaaccactgtagtagaggactggagttgggaaccgctgtagtagaggactggagttgggaaccactgtagtagaggactggagttgggaaccactgtagtagaggactggagttgggaaccactgtagtagaggactggagttgggaaccactgtagtagagaactggagttgggaaccactgtagtagaggactggagttgggaaccactgtagtagaggactggagttgggaaccactgtagtagaggactggagttgggaaccactgtagtagaggactggagttgggaaccactgtagtagaggactggagttgggaaccactgtagtagaggactggagttgggaaccactgtagtagaggactggagttgggaaccactgtagtagaggactggagttgggaaccactgtagtagaggactggagttgggaaccactgtagtagaggactggaggactggagttgggaaccactgtagtagaggactggagttgggaaccactgtagtagaggactggagttgggaaccactgtagtagaggactggagttgggaaccactgtagtagaggactggaggactggagttgggaaccactgtagtagaggactggagttgggaaccactgtagtagaggaccactgtagtagaggactggaggtgggaaccactgtagtagaggaccactgtagtagaggactggagttgggaaccgctgtagtagaggactggagttgggaaccactgtagtagaggactggagttgggaaccactgtagtagaggactggagttgggaaccactgtagtagaggactggagttgggaaccactgtagtagaggactggagttgggaaccactgtagtagaggactggagttgggaaccactgtagtagaggactggagttgggaaccactgtagtagaggactggagttgggaaccactgtagtagaggactggagttgggaaccactgtagtagaggactggagttgggaaccactgtagtagaggactggagttgggaaccactgtagtagaggactggagttgggaaccactgtagtagaggactggagttgggaaccactgtagtggaggactggagttgggaaccactgtagtagaggactggagttgggaaccactgtagtagaggactggagttgggaaccactgtagtagaggactggaggactggagttgggaaccactgtagtagaggactggaggactggagttgggaaccactgtagtagaggactggagttgggaaccactgtagtagaggactggagttgggaaccactgtagtagaggactggaggactggagttgggaaccactgtagtagaggactggagttgggaaccactgtagtagaggaccactgtagtagaggactggaggtgggaaccactgtagtagaggaccactgtagtagaggactggagttgggaaccgctgtagtagaggactggagttgggaaccactgtagtagaggactggagttgggaaccactgtagtagaggactggagttgggaaccactgtagtagaggactggagttgggaaccactgtagtagaggactggagttgggaaccactgtagtagaggactggagttgggaaccactgtagtagaggactggagttgggaaccactgtagtagaggactggagttgggaaccactgtagtagaggactggagttgggaaccactgtagtagaggactggagttgggaaccactgtagtagaggactggagttgggaaccactgtagtggaggactggagttgggaaccactgtagtagaggactagaggactggagttggggaccactgtagtagaggactggagaTGAGTGGTAAAAGGTGACTGAGCCTGTAAAGTGGAATCTGAGGCTGCCTgtggactctggtctaaagtagtgcactacatagggaatagggtcctggtctaaactagtgcactacatagggaatagggtcctggtctaaagtagtgcactacatagggaatagggccctggtctaaagtagtgctctatatagagaatagggccctggtctaaagtagtgctctatatagagaatagggccctggtctatagtagtgctctacatagggaatagggtgccatttgggatgcaaacaaagAACCGCCAGGTGTAACAGGGTAAACGTACTTGACAGTAGCCCACAGCTGGGTTGTGGTGTCCGTACGCTAGCAGCACGTTGTACAGGGTTTTCTGGAGACACGGGTTGGACGTCTTGCGGAACTGAATGTTGTCAGGAAAGGTTCTGTTCAGGTCTGCCAGGGAGACCGGTGGTTAGAATCACTACCAAAAAATAACCTGCCGCCAACTCTAAACATCTCTAACCCTTTCAGCTATTTGTCAAGGCagagtacagacagagagacatatctCAGAGGTCAAGCTCCCGTGTTCAGGTGAAAATCAGCTAACCCAAGATGATCTATATCAGCTAACCCAAGATGATCTATATCAGCTAACCTGTTCAGGTGAAAATCAGCTAACCCATGATGATCTATATCAGCTAACCTGTTCAGGTGAAAATCAGCTAACCTGTTCAGGTGAAAATCAGCTAACCCATGATGATCTATATCAGTTAACCCATGATGATCTATATCAGCTAACCCATGATGATCTATATCAGCTAACCTGTTCAGGTGAAAATCAGCTAACCCATGATGATCTATATCAGCTAACCTGTTCAGGTGAAAATCAGTTAACCCATGATGATCTATATCAGCTAACCCGTGATGATCTATATCAGCTAACCCGTGATGACCTATATCAGATAACCCGTGATGACCTATATCAGATAACCCGTTCAGGTGAAATTCAGCTAACCCGTGATGATCTATAATCAGCTAACCCGTGATGACCTATATCAGCTAACCCGTTCAGGTGAAAATCAGCTAACCCGTGATGATCTATAATCAGCTAGCCCGTGATGATCTATATCAGCTAACCCGTGATGATCTATATCAGCGAACCCGTGATGATCTATATCAGCGAACCCGTGATGATCTATATCAGCGAACCCGTGATGATCTATATCAGCGAACCCGTGATGATCTATATCAGCGAACCCGTGATGATCTATAATCGGCGAACCCGTGATGACCTATATCAGCTAACCCATGATGATCTATATCAGCTAACCCATGATGATCTATATCAGCTAACCCGTGATGATCTATATCAGCTAACCCGTGATGACCTATATCAGATAACCCGTGATGACCTATATCAGCTAACCCGTTCAGGTGAAATTCAGCTAACCCGTGATGATCTATAATCAGCTAACCCGTGATGACCTATATCAGCTAACCCGTTCAGGTGAAAATCAGCTAACCCGTGATGACCTATATCAGCTAACCCATGATGATCTATATCAGCGAACCCGTGATGATCTATAATCGGCGAACCCGTGATGATCTATATCAGCTAACCCGTGATGATCTATATCAGCTAACCCGTGATGATCTATATCAGCTAACCCATGATGAGGTATATTAGCTAACCTGTGCGTATGGAGTCTACCAGCTTGGGGTCGTGCTGTTGCTTCGTAGTGTCCAGTAGAGAGTGATAGTAGCCTGGGTTCTTCTCCAGGTGCTCCTGGGCCCCGCTGGCTGACATCCAGACCAACCCTCGGTGCTCGTTGGGCACGCCCTTACGCACATACCGCTTCACTGTGGAAGTG
Protein-coding sequences here:
- the LOC109885575 gene encoding growth hormone-regulated TBC protein 1-A, with the translated sequence MEKKNNKDNRVRSPPLRSLNSTINSPPSGSSAKERVHSVDPYGFERLEDFDYESYEELMSEYLAVLTRRSIRWSRLLQGRGRLEKSIKVKRYVRKGVPNEHRGLVWMSASGAQEHLEKNPGYYHSLLDTTKQQHDPKLVDSIRTDLNRTFPDNIQFRKTSNPCLQKTLYNVLLAYGHHNPAVGYCQGMNFIAGYLIIITKDEEKSFWLMDALLGRILPDYYTPAMLGLKMDQEVLGELVRTKAPVVWQAMGQHNVMWTLVVSRWFICLYIDVLPVETVLRIWDCLFYEGSKILFRVALTLIRNQQAEVQQAGSLPDVCDCFKHMTRGPDVEDCHSFMQKIFTEPGSLSMATITKLRETCRARIIAEES